A single window of Leclercia adecarboxylata DNA harbors:
- the dinG gene encoding ATP-dependent DNA helicase DinG, with protein sequence MALTAALKAQIAAWYKALQQQIPDFIPRAPQRQMIADVAKTLAGDEGRHLAIEAPTGVGKTLSYLIPGIAIAREEQKTLVVSTANVALQDQIYSKDLPLLRKIIPELRFTAAFGRGRYVCPRNLAALASSEPTQQDLLAFLDDELTPNNKAEQEQCAKLKTDLDGYKWDGLRDHTDQAISDDLWRRLSTDKASCLNRNCHYYRECPFFVARREIQEAEVVVANHALVMAAMESEAVLPDPKHLLLVLDEGHHLPDVARDALEMSAEITAPWFRLQLDLFCKLVATCMDQFRPKTIPPLAVPERLSEHCETIYTHIASLNNILNLYLPPGQEAEHRFEMGELPDEIMTLCRELAQLIEKLRGLAELFLNDLSEKTGTHDVVRVHRVLLQMNRALGMFEGQSKLWRLASMAQASGAPVTKWATREVREGQVHLFFHCAGIRVSDQLEKLLWRSVPHVVVTSATLRSLNSFSRLQEMSGLKEKAGDRFVALDSPFNHCEQGKLVIPRMQFEPLIDNEEQHLAEMAAYFREQLESKKYPGMLVLFASARAMNLFLTFVTDLRLLLLVQGDQPRYRLVELHRKRIDSGERSVLVGLQSFAEGLDLKGDYLTQVHIHKIAFPPIDSPVVLTEGEWLKSLNRFPFEVQSLPAASFNLIQQVGRLIRSHSCWGEVVIYDKRLLTKNYGKRLLNALPVFPIEQPEVPEVKKRPAKLAAGRKKSIHAKRRGPTGK encoded by the coding sequence ATGGCTTTAACCGCCGCGCTGAAAGCGCAAATTGCCGCCTGGTATAAGGCGCTGCAACAGCAGATCCCCGACTTTATCCCCCGCGCACCGCAACGGCAGATGATTGCCGATGTGGCAAAAACGCTGGCCGGTGACGAGGGGCGACATCTGGCAATTGAAGCCCCGACCGGGGTCGGTAAAACCCTCTCCTACCTGATCCCCGGCATCGCTATCGCCCGGGAAGAACAAAAGACGCTGGTGGTGAGCACCGCCAACGTAGCCCTGCAGGATCAGATCTACAGTAAAGACCTGCCCCTGCTGCGCAAGATCATCCCCGAGCTGCGCTTTACCGCCGCCTTCGGGCGCGGGCGTTACGTTTGCCCGCGCAATCTGGCCGCCCTTGCCAGCAGCGAACCGACCCAGCAGGATCTGCTGGCGTTTCTTGATGACGAGCTGACCCCTAACAACAAGGCCGAGCAGGAGCAGTGCGCAAAGCTGAAGACCGATCTCGACGGCTACAAGTGGGACGGCCTGCGCGATCACACCGATCAGGCCATCAGCGACGACCTCTGGCGCAGGCTCAGCACCGATAAAGCAAGCTGCCTGAACCGCAACTGCCACTACTACCGCGAATGCCCGTTCTTTGTCGCCCGCCGTGAAATTCAGGAGGCCGAAGTGGTGGTCGCCAACCACGCCCTGGTGATGGCGGCCATGGAGAGCGAAGCGGTACTGCCGGACCCGAAACATCTGCTGCTGGTGCTGGATGAAGGCCATCATCTGCCGGACGTTGCCCGCGATGCGCTGGAGATGAGCGCCGAGATCACCGCCCCCTGGTTCCGCCTGCAGCTGGATCTCTTCTGCAAGCTGGTTGCCACCTGCATGGATCAGTTCCGCCCGAAAACCATCCCGCCGCTGGCGGTCCCGGAGCGCCTCAGCGAGCACTGCGAAACCATTTACACCCATATCGCCTCGCTGAATAACATCCTCAATCTCTATCTCCCGCCCGGACAGGAGGCGGAGCACCGCTTTGAGATGGGCGAGCTGCCGGATGAGATCATGACCCTTTGCCGCGAGCTGGCGCAGCTTATCGAAAAACTGCGCGGGCTGGCGGAGCTGTTTTTAAACGATCTCAGTGAAAAGACCGGCACCCATGACGTGGTGCGTGTGCACCGGGTACTGTTGCAGATGAACCGCGCGCTCGGCATGTTCGAAGGGCAGAGCAAGCTGTGGCGGCTGGCGTCGATGGCCCAGGCCTCCGGCGCGCCGGTCACCAAGTGGGCGACGCGGGAAGTCAGGGAGGGGCAGGTGCATCTCTTCTTCCACTGCGCGGGCATTCGCGTCAGCGATCAGCTGGAAAAACTGCTCTGGCGCAGCGTCCCGCATGTGGTGGTCACCTCCGCCACGCTGCGCTCGTTGAACAGCTTCTCGCGGTTGCAGGAGATGAGCGGCCTGAAGGAGAAAGCGGGCGATCGTTTTGTGGCCCTCGATTCGCCGTTCAACCACTGCGAGCAGGGCAAGCTGGTGATCCCGCGCATGCAGTTTGAGCCGCTGATCGACAACGAAGAGCAGCATCTTGCCGAGATGGCGGCCTACTTCCGCGAACAGCTGGAAAGCAAAAAATACCCCGGCATGCTGGTGCTGTTCGCCAGCGCCCGGGCGATGAATCTCTTTTTAACCTTCGTCACCGATCTGCGCCTGCTTCTGCTGGTGCAGGGGGATCAGCCCCGCTACCGGCTGGTGGAACTCCACCGTAAACGGATAGACAGCGGGGAGCGCAGCGTGCTGGTGGGGCTCCAGTCGTTCGCGGAGGGGCTGGATCTGAAGGGCGATTACCTGACCCAGGTGCACATCCACAAGATTGCCTTCCCGCCCATCGACAGCCCGGTAGTGCTGACCGAGGGCGAGTGGCTGAAAAGCCTCAACCGCTTCCCGTTTGAGGTGCAGAGCCTGCCGGCGGCGTCGTTCAACCTGATCCAGCAGGTCGGGCGCCTGATCCGCAGCCACAGCTGCTGGGGTGAGGTGGTGATCTACGATAAACGCCTGCTGACCAAAAACTACGGCAAGCGTCTGCTGAATGCCCTGCCGGTGTTTCCTATCGAGCAGCCCGAGGTGCCCGAAGTAAAAAAACGCCCGGCTAAACTTGCCGCCGGGCGTAAAAAAAGCATCCATGCCAAGAGGCGCGGTCCTACTGGTAAGTGA
- a CDS encoding fimbrial protein, translating to MKYVALLLLLTSASAPATDVILSIKGNIYDTACEVDSASQNKVVDLGQAVASDFKSVGDTGVWKNFDITLSHCPQNLTLATINLEGQRDTLHPFKFANTGTARGLALELADRTDAIILAPEARFNAVVDPLTHTADFPMAARYYASHTPVSAGEFSSVVQFTFTYQ from the coding sequence ATGAAATACGTTGCCCTGCTACTGCTGCTGACCAGCGCGTCTGCCCCGGCCACCGACGTGATCCTCAGCATCAAAGGCAATATTTACGACACCGCCTGCGAGGTGGACAGCGCCAGCCAGAACAAGGTGGTCGATCTCGGCCAGGCCGTTGCCAGTGATTTTAAATCGGTGGGGGACACCGGGGTGTGGAAGAACTTTGATATTACCCTCTCGCATTGCCCGCAAAACTTGACCCTGGCGACGATCAACCTGGAGGGGCAGCGCGACACCCTCCACCCGTTTAAGTTTGCCAACACCGGCACGGCCAGAGGGCTGGCGCTGGAGCTGGCAGACCGCACCGACGCGATCATTCTGGCGCCGGAAGCGCGCTTCAATGCGGTGGTCGACCCGCTCACCCACACCGCCGATTTCCCGATGGCGGCACGCTATTACGCCTCGCATACCCCGGTCAGCGCGGGCGAGTTTTCAAGCGTGGTGCAGTTTACCTTCACTTACCAGTAG